In a genomic window of Carassius gibelio isolate Cgi1373 ecotype wild population from Czech Republic chromosome A3, carGib1.2-hapl.c, whole genome shotgun sequence:
- the si:ch73-248e21.5 gene encoding mucin-21 yields MEMTLLSITVWFTQFLIASALYFNTLPANTQSDYAKITQITPATTKTNPEPGIFINATSSSPLTATTQENITNLPSEVHTLPNITPNVTLTQETASLYQDNRTSPSQNDMMDDGVSIAMSHAITSHATVSPSFARLTPQKDDSSETGTMSSMSYSYEGHTDQTADTLSDSVNSVSTAPWRHSTEKEDERTKADEGNYETNSTQATFANTNEELRETRGTAGTYNFTSEHREEQHYDTAANTTDVSATTATGSNQWAVSPNTDVPTTTPAYTTAQDLTVTDVPEYHTSTDEVKHSTTPQSIHRFTNSTAPTGRENRTGTDTPGGTTTTTTNSNISVITDVLTDFSLNATTNRTNKTDTENKAWPACLNPNPESHSRQSRLVCFITLWALAMIATIFLGITIFLLVRLSVFKKKMKRRVKGGQKCEKESLWADPKASVQERVEFWYINGSTLEADRKEKDRRKEKRMKGRGQDQENEENGLWIQPRVTVDDITEFWYANRRIKEERMQDLKDDER; encoded by the coding sequence ATGGAGATGACTCTGCTGTCCATCACAGTGTGGTTCACTCAGTTCCTCATTGCCTCAGCTCTTTATTTCAACACGCTGCCAGCAAACACCCAAAGCGACTacgctaaaatcacacaaataactccagcaacaacaaaaacaaacccaGAACCTGGGATCTTTATAAATGCAACATCTTCGTCACCTCTGACTGCAACAACACAGGAAAACATAACAAATTTACCCAGTGAAGTGCACACACTGCCAAATATAACCCCAAATGTGACTCTCACACAGGAAACAGCATCCCTATATCAAGACAACAGAACTAGTCCATCTCAAAATGACATGATGGATGATGGCGTGAGTATTGCCATGAGCCATGCGATTACAAGTCATGCAACAGTTTCCCCTAGCTTTGCAAGACTGACGCCACAAAAGGACGACAGCAGTGAAACAGGAACAATGTCAAGTATGAGTTACAGTTATGAAGGGCACACTGATCAGACTGCAGACACCTTATCAGACTCAGTCAACAGTGTCTCGACAGCTCCCTGGAGACATTCGACAGAGAAAGAGGATGAGAGAACGAAGGCCGATGAAGGAAATTATGAAACGAACTCCACCCAGGCCACATTTGCCAATACGAACGAGGAGTTGAGAGAAACACGAGGCACTGCGGGAACTTACAATTTCACAAGTGAACACCGAGAAGAACAACATTACGACACAGCAGCGAACACAACTGATGTAAGTGCTACAACAGCAACAGGGAGTAACCAATGGGCAGTTTCACCAAACACAGATGTTCCCACGACCACACCGGCTTACACAACAGCACAAGACCTGACGGTTACAGATGTGCCTGAATATCACACCTCAACAGATGAAGTAAAACACTCTACGACACCACAGAGTATACACAGGTTCACAAACTCTACAGCACCCACAGGAAGAGAAAACAGGACAGGAACAGACACACCCGGTggtaccaccaccaccaccaccaacagcAACATCTCTGTTATAACGGATGTCCTAACTGACTTCAGCCTAAATGCCACCACCAACAGAACAAACAAAACTGACACAGAAAACAAAGCGTGGCCTGCATGTTTGAACCCAAACCCAGAATCTCATTCTCGGCAATCCAGGCTGGTCTGCTTCATCACATTGTGGGCTTTAGCAATGATTGCCACCATATTCCTGGGAATCACCATTTTCCTTTtggtccgtctgtctgtcttcaAAAAAAAGATGAAGCGGAGAGTGAAAGGAGGTCAGAAGTGTGAGAAGGAGAGCCTCTGGGCAGACCCCAAAGCTTCAGTGCAGGAGAGAGTGGAGTTCTGGTACATCAATGGATCCACGCTGGAGGCCGATAGGAAAGAGAAGGACAGAAGGAAAGAGAAGAGGATGAAGGGAAGAGGACAGGATCAGGAGAACGAGGAGAACGGGCTGTGGATTCAGCCTAGGGTGACTGTCGATGATATAACAGAGTTCTGGTACGCGAACAGACGCATTAAGGAAGAGAGGATGCAGGACTTGAAAGACGATGAAAGATGA